A stretch of the Malus sylvestris chromosome 10, drMalSylv7.2, whole genome shotgun sequence genome encodes the following:
- the LOC126584335 gene encoding uncharacterized protein LOC126584335, translating to MSWKHSQERPVANQGSLHRETDGTEQSSDEFSPFFPSGCCFGTVVGEHTHFSGDPVHPESFPGHLRPSCDVWKVKLLVEKFYILIRTTRLLRNICHSNEDYNWTYEAFPYQ from the exons CATTCCCAGGAGAGGCCTGTGGCGAACCAGGGATCCCTGCACCGCGAGACCGACGGCACGGAGCAAAGCTCCGACGAGTTTTCTCCATTTTTCCCGTCGG GTTGTTGCTTCGGAACGGTCGTGGGTGAGCACACCCACTTTTCCGGTGATCCCGTGCACCCCGAGAGCTTTCCCGGTCACCTCCGACCGAGTTGCGACGTTTGGAAG GTAAAATTGCTAGTGGAGAAATTCTATATCCTTATTCGCACGACTCGCCTGCTAAGgaatattt gtcaTAGTAACGAGGATTACAACTGgacgtacgaggcattcccctaccagtag